The Lysinibacillus pakistanensis genome includes a window with the following:
- a CDS encoding GNAT family N-acetyltransferase, giving the protein MTKKMEKKYIPLANYFEVALQQEITLSFSELENIMGQALPNAAYLNKSWWKKTKPPLTHYLTWTNAGYYVIDIKLGTSVTFSRTQMKATANSISNDDDIPSAYIIRAIEASDARSFIHLQEEIFEQTDFMYNVQDELDLTVQQLRKNLTYWKQLKNRTILLCILNGSFAGYAVIHGHKHSKNKHVASIHLAVKEEYQGKGIGLALMEAVEKWSKQREISRLELSVMEHNDIALNLFNKLGFQQEGIRKNAIKLNNRYMNEYSFSKIL; this is encoded by the coding sequence ATGACAAAGAAGATGGAAAAAAAGTATATTCCTTTAGCAAATTATTTTGAAGTAGCTTTACAACAAGAAATTACTTTATCCTTTAGCGAACTCGAAAATATTATGGGACAAGCCTTACCAAATGCAGCTTACTTGAATAAAAGCTGGTGGAAAAAAACAAAGCCTCCTCTTACACACTATTTGACATGGACAAATGCAGGTTACTACGTCATTGACATTAAACTTGGAACTAGTGTAACTTTCTCACGTACACAAATGAAGGCTACAGCGAATAGTATCTCTAATGATGATGACATCCCATCTGCCTACATAATCCGAGCAATCGAAGCATCAGATGCTAGATCATTTATACATTTACAGGAAGAGATTTTTGAACAAACTGACTTTATGTATAATGTCCAAGATGAATTGGATTTAACTGTACAACAGCTTCGTAAAAATTTAACCTACTGGAAGCAACTAAAAAACAGAACAATTTTACTTTGTATTTTAAATGGTAGTTTTGCTGGCTATGCAGTTATCCATGGCCACAAGCATTCAAAAAATAAACACGTTGCATCTATTCACCTAGCTGTTAAGGAAGAGTACCAAGGAAAAGGAATTGGTTTAGCACTCATGGAGGCAGTTGAGAAATGGTCTAAACAGCGAGAAATCTCACGCTTAGAATTGTCTGTTATGGAGCATAATGATATCGCCTTAAATTTATTCAACAAATTAGGTTTTCAGCAAGAAGGAATTCGAAAAAACGCCATTAAGTTAAACAATCGCTACATGAACGAATACAGCTTCAGTAAAATTTTATAA
- a CDS encoding MurR/RpiR family transcriptional regulator, giving the protein MSINEEIKRRFVRLSKGQRKVAQFVMNNPTAVIGNGAAEVGRQANVSESTVIRFCYAMDLSGYVELQEEIRGYLLSQNGTTLQPTYTSNKQQNTGFGKIMQRDSQNIQDTIHLINDSMLQKSSKWMHTADNIYILGTRQAASIANWLSYTLRTLRSNVKQLRSDSDDIVQQINSMGEHTTLIVFSFDKHTNDIKTIVEIAKMKKVKIIAITGSALSPIRDYASAIFALGMKNQTPLDIVPVLFSFLHALIEEMISQDKAQYDKYQQSYEQVENNLLFLDAAREKQVF; this is encoded by the coding sequence ATGAGCATTAATGAAGAAATAAAAAGAAGGTTTGTTAGGTTATCGAAGGGACAACGTAAAGTTGCACAATTTGTTATGAACAACCCCACGGCTGTAATTGGTAACGGTGCGGCTGAAGTTGGGAGGCAAGCAAATGTGAGTGAATCGACAGTTATCCGTTTTTGCTATGCGATGGATTTATCGGGTTATGTAGAGCTTCAGGAAGAAATTAGAGGGTATTTATTGTCACAAAATGGGACAACTCTTCAACCTACATATACTTCAAATAAACAGCAAAACACAGGATTTGGTAAGATTATGCAACGTGATAGTCAAAATATTCAAGATACGATCCATCTGATTAATGATAGTATGCTACAGAAAAGTTCGAAATGGATGCATACGGCTGATAATATTTATATTTTAGGTACTCGTCAAGCGGCATCTATTGCAAACTGGTTATCATACACACTAAGAACTTTACGCTCAAACGTTAAGCAGCTTCGTTCAGATTCCGATGATATTGTTCAACAAATTAACAGCATGGGAGAGCATACAACGTTAATCGTTTTCTCATTTGATAAGCATACCAACGATATAAAAACTATCGTTGAAATTGCGAAGATGAAGAAGGTAAAAATAATTGCCATTACAGGATCAGCTTTGTCACCTATTCGTGATTATGCAAGTGCAATATTTGCACTTGGTATGAAAAACCAAACGCCTCTTGATATTGTCCCCGTTTTATTTTCGTTTCTACATGCGTTAATTGAGGAAATGATTAGTCAGGATAAGGCGCAATATGATAAATATCAGCAATCCTATGAACAAGTAGAAAATAATTTATTATTCTTAGATGCAGCAAGAGAAAAGCAAGTTTTTTAA